One genomic segment of uncultured Desulfobacter sp. includes these proteins:
- a CDS encoding molybdopterin-binding protein, whose amino-acid sequence MKKQLHVQQPTFKTVPVQDACGMTLAHDMTEIVPAKSKGPAFKRGHRVQAGDICRLMRMGKNNLYVLDLDETQVHEDEAVFELASALAGPGVKFSATPSEGKLELYASYQGLFRVNVDALTEFNMLDDVMCASIHTNTAVNKGDSLAATRAIPLVIDRENLDQATALAKSTYPIFSVSMFNPLKIRLAIIGNEVYDGLIQDRFQAIVEEKTAQLGAHVLEVNILPDDRERITAQIRDYMRKETDLIITTGGMSVDPDDVTRESIEAVGFDEVHYSSAVLPGAMFLLGYTSDTAIMGLPACGLYHRTTIFDLILPRVMAGERPGKRELASLCHGGLCRNCPTCRFPNCAFGKSI is encoded by the coding sequence ATGAAAAAACAGCTGCACGTACAACAACCGACCTTTAAAACCGTGCCCGTACAAGACGCCTGCGGCATGACCCTTGCCCATGACATGACCGAAATTGTTCCCGCCAAGTCCAAGGGACCGGCCTTTAAACGGGGACACCGGGTCCAGGCCGGAGACATATGTCGACTCATGCGCATGGGAAAAAACAACCTCTATGTGCTGGATCTTGATGAGACCCAGGTACATGAGGATGAGGCGGTGTTTGAGCTTGCATCGGCCCTGGCCGGACCAGGTGTTAAATTTTCCGCCACACCCAGCGAAGGTAAACTGGAGCTATATGCGTCCTATCAAGGGCTGTTCCGGGTAAATGTGGACGCATTGACGGAATTCAACATGCTGGACGATGTCATGTGCGCCAGTATCCATACCAATACCGCCGTAAACAAAGGCGACAGCCTGGCAGCCACCCGGGCCATACCCCTGGTCATTGACCGGGAAAACCTCGACCAGGCAACGGCCCTTGCTAAATCCACCTACCCTATTTTTTCCGTTTCAATGTTCAACCCGTTGAAAATCCGCCTGGCCATCATCGGCAATGAGGTGTATGACGGCTTGATCCAGGATAGGTTCCAGGCCATTGTGGAGGAAAAAACCGCCCAGCTTGGGGCCCATGTGCTTGAGGTGAATATCCTGCCCGATGACCGGGAGCGGATCACCGCCCAAATCCGGGATTACATGAGAAAGGAGACCGATCTGATCATCACCACCGGCGGCATGTCCGTGGACCCCGACGATGTCACCCGGGAATCGATTGAAGCTGTGGGTTTTGATGAAGTCCACTATTCATCGGCTGTGTTGCCCGGGGCCATGTTTCTTTTGGGATATACATCTGATACTGCTATCATGGGCCTGCCGGCCTGCGGGTTGTATCACCGCACCACCATATTTGACCTGATACTTCCCCGGGTCATGGCCGGCGAGCGTCCAGGTAAACGGGAACTGGCAAGCCTTTGCCACGGCGGGCTGTGCCGGAATTGCCCCACCTGCCGGTTTCCCAACTGCGCTTTTGGAAAGAGCATCTGA
- a CDS encoding AAA family ATPase has protein sequence MRESARQKALFKQMRTPEFYPHPVHGVTVCETHISMVFLAGDFVYKIKKSVDLKFLDFTTLEKRRHFCTREVALNRRLTKNVYLDVTKITQKGDQFYIDGEGTVVEYAVRMQKLSETYSMKQLLRSGKIGNKDIDRLAMKLYKFYDADTSDGPLNMEAAFETIQQNCDENFKQTQPLLGSLLDADCFQSIWSRTDAFLDRQKALFFRRMENKWFRDCHGDLRTGHIYFTDTGIQIIDCIEFNDRFRYLDVGADLAFLAMDMEFLEFSALAEKFLLAYAGYSHDPEVYVLMNFYKCYRAMVRLKVKCIRLQAHDVSEQERNKLLEQTKKYLALSDQYADRFSRPRIWVICGMPASGKSTLAQALSLALNIRSINSDVVRKKIFPAPPTDPSSMPFEKGMYSETATSQTYDTLLSLAKEEVLKGNSVAIDASFSQEKYRKQMVSLAAQSGADIVFLECTVPDPVLQERLIMRNGRNTISDARISHFQSFKDRFEPIKKIEADRHLKINTEASMGVCLSKILPQML, from the coding sequence ATGAGAGAATCAGCTCGTCAAAAAGCTCTGTTTAAACAAATGCGGACCCCGGAATTTTATCCCCATCCCGTTCACGGCGTAACGGTCTGTGAAACCCATATTTCCATGGTGTTCCTGGCAGGAGACTTTGTTTATAAAATTAAAAAATCCGTGGACCTGAAGTTCCTTGATTTTACCACCCTGGAAAAACGCAGACATTTTTGCACCCGTGAGGTGGCATTAAATCGCCGGCTGACAAAGAACGTCTATCTGGATGTAACGAAAATTACACAAAAAGGGGACCAGTTTTATATAGACGGCGAAGGGACGGTTGTGGAATATGCCGTAAGGATGCAGAAACTGTCTGAGACCTATTCCATGAAACAGTTGCTTCGATCCGGAAAGATCGGTAATAAGGATATTGACCGGCTGGCAATGAAGCTGTACAAATTTTACGATGCCGATACATCCGACGGGCCACTGAATATGGAAGCGGCTTTTGAAACAATCCAGCAAAACTGCGATGAAAACTTTAAACAGACCCAACCTTTACTCGGATCCCTGCTTGACGCCGATTGTTTTCAGTCGATATGGTCCAGAACGGATGCTTTTTTAGACAGGCAAAAAGCCTTATTTTTTCGCCGCATGGAAAATAAATGGTTCCGGGACTGCCATGGAGATTTAAGAACCGGTCATATTTATTTTACGGATACTGGAATTCAGATCATTGACTGTATTGAATTCAATGACCGGTTCCGGTATCTGGACGTGGGGGCGGACCTGGCTTTTCTGGCCATGGATATGGAATTTCTGGAATTTTCAGCTTTGGCAGAAAAGTTCCTTTTAGCTTATGCAGGCTATAGCCATGATCCGGAAGTATACGTACTGATGAATTTTTATAAATGCTACCGGGCCATGGTACGTCTTAAAGTTAAGTGTATCCGCCTGCAGGCGCATGATGTTTCCGAACAGGAACGCAATAAACTTTTGGAACAGACAAAAAAATACCTTGCCCTTTCAGACCAGTATGCAGATCGCTTCTCCAGGCCCAGAATCTGGGTGATTTGCGGCATGCCGGCATCTGGGAAAAGTACATTGGCACAAGCCCTTTCCCTGGCGCTGAATATCCGGTCCATCAATTCGGATGTGGTCCGGAAAAAAATATTCCCAGCCCCACCAACCGATCCTTCGAGCATGCCTTTTGAAAAAGGAATGTATTCCGAAACCGCGACCAGCCAAACCTATGACACGCTTTTGTCACTGGCAAAAGAAGAGGTTCTAAAAGGCAACTCCGTGGCGATAGATGCCTCTTTTAGCCAGGAAAAATATCGAAAACAAATGGTTTCCCTGGCCGCGCAATCAGGTGCCGACATCGTGTTTCTCGAATGTACGGTGCCGGACCCTGTTCTGCAAGAAAGGTTGATCATGAGAAATGGCCGGAACACAATATCGGATGCTAGAATTTCCCATTTTCAATCATTTAAAGACCGGTTTGAACCGATCAAAAAAATAGAGGCGG